GGAGAAGCGGGTAAAGATCGCCAATCAGGTCGAGCAGAACGAGTACACATTCGAAGAAGTTGCCCGCAAGTGGATGGCGAGCAATGTGCAGTGGGGCGAAGGGTACGAGGATCAGGTCAAGACCGTTCTTGAAAAGGACGTGTTTCCCCACATTGGCAAGCTGCCGTTCGGTGCCATCAGGGCTTCTCACCTGCGTCCCATCATTCAACGTGTGGTTGAGCGTGGTGCCCCGACCGTTGCGATCCTGATCCGACAGTGGTTCGGTCAGATCTTCGGATATGCGTCGGGCGAAGGGCTCTGTGACAACGACCCATCTGCCTTGCTGAAGCGATCGGTCAAGCGCCCGAGAGTTCGACATCATCCACCGCTGACGTGGCAGGAGATTCCGACCTTCTTGAACGGCGTGGATGACGCGGGCTACCGGGCCACCGTTATTGCATTGCGGTTGATGGCTTTGACCTACGTCCGCACGGCCGAACTGCGCAAGGCGCACTGGTCCGAGTTCGATCTGGACAGTGCGTTGTGGACGGTGCCTGCGGGGCGCATGAAGATGCGCGATCCTCACATCGTTCCGCTCTCGAAACAGGCGATTGCGCTCTTGAAGGAGCTGCACACGCTGACGGGTGGCGGCAAGGTGCTGTTCCCCAGCTATCGGAAGCCGGGGGAGACGATCTCAGCCACAACGCTCAACAAGGTGTTGGAGCGCATGGGTTATGGCGGACGGTTTTCCTCGCACGGCTTCCGCTCAACTGCCACTACGCTGCTTGGCCTGTTGAGCTATCCCGAGAACCGGGTCGATCTGCAACTGGCGCACTCGAAGCGGAAGAAGGATTCGTCGCGCGCACCCTATGACCACACCAAGTACATTTCATCGCGGAAGATCATCATGCAGGATTGGGCGGACATCCTTGATGCGCTGGCCCGTGGCGATTCGATGAGCGAGGTCATGGAAACCTTTGGGCCGCTGTCGAAGCGACGCAGGGCCTTGCTGAA
The sequence above is a segment of the Candidatus Macondimonas diazotrophica genome. Coding sequences within it:
- a CDS encoding tyrosine-type recombinase/integrase produces the protein MALNLLTVRKIEAAQPGPRPYLLRDGGSLYVRIQVNGSKLWWYRYRLGKTPHNYSIGTFPKVSLEAARKERDWARALVREGRDPILEKRVKIANQVEQNEYTFEEVARKWMASNVQWGEGYEDQVKTVLEKDVFPHIGKLPFGAIRASHLRPIIQRVVERGAPTVAILIRQWFGQIFGYASGEGLCDNDPSALLKRSVKRPRVRHHPPLTWQEIPTFLNGVDDAGYRATVIALRLMALTYVRTAELRKAHWSEFDLDSALWTVPAGRMKMRDPHIVPLSKQAIALLKELHTLTGGGKVLFPSYRKPGETISATTLNKVLERMGYGGRFSSHGFRSTATTLLGLLSYPENRVDLQLAHSKRKKDSSRAPYDHTKYISSRKIIMQDWADILDALARGDSMSEVMETFGPLSKRRRALLKVTERE